Sequence from the Phragmites australis chromosome 11, lpPhrAust1.1, whole genome shotgun sequence genome:
GCTTTAATGCAGCACCCCGCACTCAGTAAATAGCAGAGCAATGTTGGTTGCGATATAGAACAACTCGAACAAAAATAATGGAATGGATTTGATTGGATCGAATTTTTACAGGATGGTACTATTATTTCCCTTATCATGGCAAATaaccatttttttcttaaaaggaTGCTGCTCTTTTGCAGCTcaatcttcttctcctctccagTGTTCAGATTCTACCAAAACCAAAAACAATggcaatggaaaaagaaaaggaaaacaaaaggcaAAAACAAGGCAAAAATTGAGCATGAGAGCAATGGCAATGGGCTAGCTAACGACCGGATCTCATACCAGACGTAGTGGAAGTAGGAGTAGATACACCAATGCTATACACCACCACCCGATtgcctgcgccggcgccggcgccgatgCCGTGCCGTAGTCCTGCGCCCCGCCGCGCAGCGCGGGCGGGGAGGAGAGCTTCGTCGGCGGCGTCCGCGCGCTCTCGGAGGCCTCCGGTGGCGTGGCGACCGGCGGGGGcgaggacgcggcggcggcggcgacgatggaatcgtcgccgtcgtcggtCCGGGTGAACATCTCCTTGGGGAGGAGTACCTTGGAGACGGCGAAGACAGCGACGGGGTTCTGGTCGAAGACGGTCCGGGTGATGGTCGCCTGGACGACGCCCGTGTCGATGGCGACGGAGCCGTTGGTGCGGGTGATGTTGAGGGTGAAGCGGCCGGCGTTGCTGAACTCGGTGGCGAGGGTGGGCTGGAGGGGGTTCACGATGGACTCGAGCGAGCCCAGCGGATAGTAGGAGTGGAGCACATGGAAACGGAGCACCACGGCCTTGCGGGCGGCGGGGAGGGACTGGAGGCGGTCGCCGGCGGGGAGGCCCGCGAAGGCGTCGTCGGTGGGGGCGAACACCGTGATGCCGGCGCCGCGCTCGTCGGCCTCGAACTCGCCCGCGACGCCCGAGGCCTCGAGCATGGAGGCCGCCACGTTGAAGTCGCGCGCGTCGGCGAGGACGCGGGTGATGTTGACCGCGGCCGGGGGACGGGACTCGGAGGCCGCGAGGTCGAACCCGGACGGCACGATGAGGCCGTCCACGGCGAGCACGCTCAGGTTGTACGGCACCGCGGTGATGGCACCGAGGACGGTGGCGTTGGACCCCGGGAACGGCGCCGGCGAGCGGACGACGGCCAGAGAGGAGCCCGCGGTGGTGACGTTGACCGCGCCGAGGTCCGCTGGGGCACGGCCGGTCGTCTGGAACAGCGTGGTGACCAGCTTCCCGGAGGCCGGGAGGCGGTGGAGGTCAGCGGGGGCGAGGTACTCGAGGAGGACGTGGTAGCGGAGCACGTCGGCGAGGTCGGCCCCGTACGCGGCCGCGAACGCCGACGCCGACTGCGGGAGGTTGCCGTTCGGCACGGCGAGTAGCGTCAGCGACGACCGCCCGGCGAGCTCCGCGGCCACGGGGCTGGACGCCAGCAGCCGCGTGAAGTCGGCGAGGTCCGGGAACGCCGCGAGCACGGCCGTCACGTTAACCGCGacggccgccggcgccgtggCGAGCAGCGCGACAGCC
This genomic interval carries:
- the LOC133883964 gene encoding fasciclin-like arabinogalactan protein 4, whose amino-acid sequence is MRRQIPPVSRLVFLAAAVALLATAPAAVAVNVTAVLAAFPDLADFTRLLASSPVAAELAGRSSLTLLAVPNGNLPQSASAFAAAYGADLADVLRYHVLLEYLAPADLHRLPASGKLVTTLFQTTGRAPADLGAVNVTTAGSSLAVVRSPAPFPGSNATVLGAITAVPYNLSVLAVDGLIVPSGFDLAASESRPPAAVNITRVLADARDFNVAASMLEASGVAGEFEADERGAGITVFAPTDDAFAGLPAGDRLQSLPAARKAVVLRFHVLHSYYPLGSLESIVNPLQPTLATEFSNAGRFTLNITRTNGSVAIDTGVVQATITRTVFDQNPVAVFAVSKVLLPKEMFTRTDDGDDSIVAAAAASSPPPVATPPEASESARTPPTKLSSPPALRGGAQDYGTASAPAPAQAIGWWCIALVYLLLLPLRLV